A single genomic interval of Staphylococcus hyicus harbors:
- the cudC gene encoding choline uptake/conversion transcriptional regulator CudC, whose amino-acid sequence MKKPKSYETQLETAKDIVINSIAETMDLYGINRSVGNLYGIMLFKDSMTLDEMRQELQMSKPSMSAGVKKLQELDVVKQRFTRGSRKQHFEAEKDFFDFFSNFFTKKWQREYTVNFAAVKEAESIIDHILAAEDVDDTTREEAEEIKAHMAHSRVYYHWLENISNAIKTGEIFEHYPIPDPQETEK is encoded by the coding sequence ATGAAAAAACCAAAATCTTATGAAACACAACTTGAAACAGCGAAAGACATAGTGATTAATTCCATTGCAGAAACGATGGATTTGTATGGCATTAACCGTAGTGTGGGCAATTTATATGGCATCATGCTTTTTAAAGACAGCATGACACTGGATGAAATGCGCCAAGAACTCCAAATGAGTAAGCCAAGTATGAGCGCTGGGGTAAAAAAACTACAAGAGTTAGATGTCGTAAAACAACGATTTACACGCGGAAGCCGCAAACAACATTTTGAAGCGGAAAAAGACTTTTTCGACTTTTTCAGTAATTTCTTTACGAAAAAGTGGCAACGTGAATACACAGTCAATTTCGCAGCAGTAAAAGAAGCAGAAAGCATTATCGACCACATCTTAGCAGCCGAAGATGTTGATGACACTACGAGAGAAGAGGCGGAAGAGATAAAGGCACATATGGCACATTCACGCGTCTATTACCACTGGCTTGAAAACATTAGTAATGCGATAAAAACAGGCGAAATTTTTGAGCATTATCCGATTCCGGACCCACAAGAAACAGAAAAATAA
- the betB gene encoding betaine-aldehyde dehydrogenase has translation MEFVKQLQRRQFIDGEWVESSNKATRSIINPYNQEVIIEVAEGTTKDVERAILAARRAFDEGVYADETGDVKGQKVRAIADKIKEHREELAQLETLDTGKTLEESRADMDDIHNVFMYFAGLADKVGGEIINSPIPNTDSKIVKEPVGVVTQITPWNYPLLQASWKIAPALATGCSIVMKPSEITPLTTIRVFELMEEVGFPKGVVNLVLGAGSEIGDIMSTHKDIDLVSFTGGIQTGKRIMKQAADHVTNIALELGGKNPNVIFDDADFDLAVDQALNGGLFHAGQVCSAGSRIIVHNNIKADFEKALIERIKNIKMGNGFDESTELGPLISAAHRDKVESYMAIAKEEGATIAIGGHRPEREDLKNGFFFEPTVITDCDTSMRIVQEEVFGPVVTIEGFDTEEEAVRLANDSIYGLAGGVFTKDIGKANRVAKKMRMGTVWINDFHPYFAQAPWGGYKQSGIGRELGHEGLEEYLETKHILMNTNPEPIGWFGQNNE, from the coding sequence ATGGAATTTGTGAAACAGTTACAACGTCGTCAATTTATTGATGGTGAATGGGTTGAAAGCAGTAACAAAGCAACGCGTAGCATAATCAATCCTTATAATCAGGAAGTCATTATAGAGGTAGCAGAAGGGACCACTAAAGACGTTGAACGTGCCATTTTAGCAGCTCGTCGCGCGTTTGATGAAGGGGTTTACGCGGATGAAACAGGTGACGTTAAAGGGCAAAAAGTACGTGCCATTGCAGATAAAATTAAAGAACATCGTGAAGAACTGGCACAATTGGAAACATTAGATACAGGTAAAACTTTAGAAGAATCTCGTGCTGATATGGACGACATTCATAACGTTTTTATGTATTTTGCAGGTTTAGCGGATAAAGTAGGTGGCGAAATTATTAACTCTCCAATTCCGAATACGGACAGTAAGATCGTCAAAGAACCTGTCGGTGTTGTGACACAGATTACACCTTGGAATTATCCATTACTTCAAGCGTCATGGAAAATTGCGCCAGCACTCGCAACAGGATGTTCGATTGTCATGAAGCCAAGTGAAATCACACCGCTAACGACAATTCGTGTATTTGAACTTATGGAAGAAGTTGGCTTTCCTAAAGGGGTCGTGAACCTTGTCCTTGGAGCAGGTTCAGAAATAGGTGACATCATGTCCACACATAAAGACATTGATCTTGTTTCATTCACAGGCGGCATTCAAACAGGAAAACGTATTATGAAACAAGCAGCAGATCACGTAACAAACATTGCGCTTGAACTTGGGGGAAAAAATCCAAATGTCATTTTCGATGATGCGGATTTTGATTTAGCGGTAGACCAAGCATTAAATGGTGGGTTGTTCCATGCGGGTCAAGTATGTTCAGCAGGATCTCGCATAATCGTGCATAACAATATTAAAGCGGATTTTGAAAAAGCACTCATTGAACGTATTAAAAACATTAAAATGGGCAATGGTTTTGATGAATCAACAGAACTTGGACCATTAATTTCAGCTGCGCATCGTGACAAAGTAGAAAGTTATATGGCTATAGCGAAAGAAGAAGGGGCGACTATTGCTATAGGGGGACACCGTCCAGAACGCGAAGACTTGAAAAATGGTTTCTTCTTTGAACCAACAGTGATTACAGATTGCGATACATCAATGCGTATCGTTCAAGAAGAAGTTTTTGGACCTGTTGTCACGATTGAAGGCTTCGACACTGAAGAAGAAGCGGTTCGTCTCGCAAATGATTCTATCTATGGTTTAGCGGGCGGCGTATTCACAAAGGATATCGGTAAAGCAAACCGTGTCGCCAAAAAAATGCGTATGGGAACGGTTTGGATTAATGATTTCCATCCTTACTTTGCGCAAGCACCTTGGGGTGGCTATAAACAATCAGGTATAGGCCGTGAACTAGGTCATGAAGGTTTAGAAGAATATTTAGAAACGAAACATATTTTAATGAATACGAATCCAGAACCAATTGGATGGTTTGGTCAAAATAACGAATAA
- the betA gene encoding choline dehydrogenase — protein sequence MSKAYDKMYDYIIIGGGSAGSVLGARLSEDKDKKVLVLEAGRSDYPWDLLIQMPAALMYPSGNRLYDWKYETAEEPHMGGRKVFHTRGKVLGGSSSINGMIYQRGNPLDYEKWGKPEGMGTWDYAHCLPYFKRLETAFGAEKDDPIRGLNGLIKLRRGPADNPLFESFFNAAVDAGYHKTKDVNGYRQEGFGPFDSQIHNGRRVSASRAYLRPAMKRSNLTVKTRAFVEKLHFDGNRVTGVTFKRNGKLHKVLAQEVILSGGAINTPQLLQLSGIGDSEHLRSVGIEPRIHLPGVGENFEDHLEVYVQHKCKEPVSMQPSLNKLKMPFIGIEWLTRRTGAAASNHFEGGGFVRSNDKVKYPNLMFHFLPLAVRYDGQKAPTAHGYQVHVGPMYSNSRGYLKVKSTNPYEKPEFVFNYLSTPEDRQEWVEAIRVARNILKQPSMDKYNGGEISPGPSVQTDEEILDWVRRDAETALHPSCSAKMGPASDPMAVVDPLTMKVHGMENLRVVDASVMPTTTNGNIHAPVLMLAEKAADIIKGVKPLEPEYVDYYIHGKSDPTAGAIE from the coding sequence ATGAGTAAAGCATACGACAAAATGTATGATTATATTATTATCGGAGGCGGAAGTGCAGGGTCTGTTTTAGGAGCACGTTTAAGTGAAGATAAAGACAAAAAGGTCCTTGTATTAGAAGCAGGACGTAGTGATTACCCTTGGGATTTACTCATTCAAATGCCAGCTGCATTAATGTATCCATCAGGTAATCGTTTATACGACTGGAAATATGAAACGGCTGAAGAACCACATATGGGTGGCCGAAAAGTGTTCCATACACGTGGTAAAGTCCTTGGCGGATCAAGTTCTATCAATGGCATGATTTACCAACGTGGGAACCCATTGGATTATGAAAAATGGGGTAAACCAGAAGGCATGGGCACATGGGATTATGCACATTGTTTACCATACTTCAAACGTTTAGAGACAGCTTTTGGCGCCGAGAAAGATGATCCAATCCGTGGGTTAAACGGCCTGATTAAATTGCGTCGTGGCCCTGCTGACAACCCATTGTTCGAATCGTTCTTTAATGCGGCTGTAGATGCAGGGTACCATAAAACAAAAGACGTGAATGGTTATCGTCAAGAAGGGTTTGGTCCTTTTGATAGTCAAATTCATAATGGTCGTCGTGTATCTGCATCACGTGCGTATTTGCGTCCAGCGATGAAGCGTTCAAACTTAACTGTAAAAACACGCGCGTTTGTGGAAAAATTACATTTTGATGGTAATCGCGTGACAGGTGTGACATTTAAACGTAATGGCAAATTGCACAAGGTGTTAGCACAAGAAGTCATCTTATCAGGTGGTGCAATTAATACACCTCAATTATTACAATTATCTGGTATTGGTGATTCTGAACACTTACGTTCTGTCGGTATTGAGCCACGTATTCATTTACCAGGTGTGGGTGAAAACTTTGAAGACCATTTAGAAGTATACGTACAGCATAAATGTAAAGAACCAGTATCTATGCAACCAAGCTTAAATAAATTAAAAATGCCTTTTATCGGTATTGAATGGTTAACGCGACGTACCGGTGCTGCGGCAAGTAATCACTTTGAAGGTGGCGGTTTTGTACGCTCAAACGACAAGGTGAAATATCCAAACTTAATGTTCCACTTCTTACCATTAGCTGTTCGTTATGATGGTCAAAAAGCACCAACTGCACATGGTTATCAAGTTCATGTTGGTCCAATGTATTCTAATTCACGCGGTTATTTAAAAGTTAAATCAACGAACCCTTATGAAAAACCAGAGTTTGTCTTCAACTATTTATCTACACCAGAAGATAGACAAGAGTGGGTTGAAGCGATTCGCGTCGCACGTAATATTTTAAAACAACCATCGATGGATAAATATAATGGTGGCGAAATTTCACCAGGCCCTTCTGTTCAAACTGACGAAGAGATTTTAGATTGGGTGCGTCGTGATGCTGAAACAGCGTTACATCCATCTTGTAGTGCGAAAATGGGACCAGCCTCAGATCCAATGGCAGTCGTGGATCCTTTAACAATGAAAGTACATGGCATGGAAAACTTACGCGTTGTGGATGCGTCAGTAATGCCTACGACGACAAATGGTAATATCCATGCGCCGGTTTTAATGTTGGCAGAAAAAGCTGCCGATATTATTAAAGGGGTAAAACCGTTAGAGCCTGAATATGTTGATTATTATATTCATGGTAAGTCAGACCCTACAGCTGGGGCAATTGAATAA
- the argF gene encoding ornithine carbamoyltransferase — MDFSKTELETLIDFSLELKQKKKHQLPHPYLKGKNIALLFEKPSTRTRAAFSVAAKDLGAQVDYYGEGDFHLGVKESIADTAQVFGRMYDGIEFRGYKQADVETLSKASGVPVWNGLTDEWHPTQMIADFMTLKAHFGTLEGKTLTYVGDATNNVAHDLLVTGAILGVNVHIAAPSSLQPSVAIQQMAQSYAQESGAQIRITDHIQEALHLTDVIYTDVWLSMGADASEWGARIDALLPYQVNADMLALTDNPKTIVMHCLPAFHDLETKTTLNIHQHYGLTAMEITDDVFHCEQSVVFEQAENRLHSIKAILAATLGEVF; from the coding sequence ATTGATTTTTCAAAAACAGAGCTTGAAACACTCATTGATTTTTCATTGGAACTGAAGCAGAAGAAAAAGCATCAGTTACCACATCCTTATTTAAAGGGGAAAAACATCGCATTACTATTTGAAAAACCTTCGACACGTACGCGTGCTGCTTTTAGTGTAGCTGCGAAGGATTTAGGTGCACAAGTCGATTATTATGGTGAAGGTGATTTTCATTTAGGGGTCAAAGAATCTATAGCGGATACGGCACAGGTGTTTGGACGTATGTATGACGGTATTGAATTTAGGGGCTACAAACAAGCTGACGTTGAAACGTTAAGTAAAGCATCAGGTGTACCTGTATGGAACGGATTAACTGATGAGTGGCATCCTACACAAATGATTGCGGATTTTATGACATTGAAAGCGCATTTTGGCACCCTAGAAGGTAAAACATTAACTTACGTCGGTGATGCAACCAATAATGTTGCACATGATTTGTTAGTAACAGGCGCTATCTTAGGGGTGAATGTTCATATTGCAGCACCATCGTCATTACAACCAAGTGTTGCTATTCAACAAATGGCACAATCATACGCGCAAGAAAGCGGTGCTCAAATACGCATTACAGATCACATTCAAGAAGCGCTGCATCTTACGGATGTCATCTATACAGATGTTTGGTTATCGATGGGCGCGGATGCGTCAGAGTGGGGAGCGCGCATTGATGCGTTATTACCATATCAAGTGAATGCGGACATGTTGGCGCTTACCGACAATCCCAAAACTATTGTGATGCATTGTTTACCAGCGTTTCATGATTTAGAAACTAAGACTACTTTAAACATTCATCAACATTATGGCCTTACAGCGATGGAAATCACAGATGATGTTTTTCATTGCGAACAGTCGGTAGTTTTTGAACAAGCTGAAAATCGATTACATTCCATTAAAGCTATACTTGCTGCAACTTTAGGTGAAGTATTTTAA
- the hisIE gene encoding bifunctional phosphoribosyl-AMP cyclohydrolase/phosphoribosyl-ATP diphosphatase HisIE, with translation MTLNPDFSKGLLPVILQDADTHQVLMLGYMNEVAFQKTIDTRVAWFYSRSKQRLWQKGESSGHVQRVVGMHLDCDEDTLLLLVHPEGPTCHKGTQSCFNTPIPFHLKQLETSIQQRLKEADTQSYTHYLMTQGREKITKKFGEEAFEVVIATINDNQSEVIEESADLLYHLSVLWHEQGISIDDVEAKLAERHQTQNNFKGERADIETW, from the coding sequence ATGACCTTAAATCCTGATTTTTCAAAGGGGTTACTCCCCGTCATATTACAAGATGCGGATACTCATCAAGTACTCATGTTGGGCTATATGAATGAAGTCGCGTTTCAAAAAACAATTGACACGCGTGTCGCTTGGTTCTACTCACGATCCAAGCAACGTCTATGGCAAAAAGGCGAGTCATCCGGACATGTGCAACGCGTCGTCGGAATGCATTTAGACTGCGACGAAGACACTCTGTTATTACTCGTACATCCAGAAGGACCAACCTGCCATAAAGGCACACAAAGTTGTTTTAATACACCCATACCTTTTCATCTCAAACAATTAGAAACGTCAATTCAACAACGCTTGAAAGAGGCTGACACACAATCATATACCCATTATTTAATGACACAAGGACGCGAAAAAATAACTAAGAAATTTGGTGAAGAAGCATTTGAAGTCGTCATAGCGACGATAAATGACAATCAATCAGAAGTCATTGAAGAAAGCGCCGACCTACTTTATCACTTATCTGTGTTATGGCATGAACAAGGTATTTCAATCGATGACGTTGAAGCCAAATTAGCCGAACGGCATCAAACTCAAAACAACTTTAAAGGCGAACGTGCCGATATCGAAACATGGTGA
- the hisF gene encoding imidazole glycerol phosphate synthase subunit HisF, with protein MIKKRIIPCLDVKDGRVVKGVQFKDLRDIGDPVELALYYNAEGADELVFLDISKTEEGHDLTLDVIRRTAEQLFIPLTVGGGISTLEDISQLLQHGADKVSLNSAALNNPDLIRQASEKFGKQCICIAIDSDYDSIENDYFCCTHGGKQRTPIRVYDWVTQVEALGAGELLVTSMAFDGMKQGFDIDHLNGIAKRVNIPIIASGGGGSATHFTDLFTQTNVSAGLAASILHDKETTIRAIKSVLREGGVPVR; from the coding sequence ATGATCAAAAAACGCATTATCCCTTGCCTAGACGTTAAAGATGGACGTGTCGTTAAAGGGGTTCAATTCAAAGATTTACGTGATATCGGAGACCCTGTTGAGCTCGCACTATACTATAATGCTGAAGGTGCTGATGAACTCGTATTTCTAGACATATCCAAAACTGAAGAAGGACATGATTTAACTTTGGATGTCATTCGACGAACTGCCGAACAACTTTTTATCCCATTAACTGTGGGTGGTGGCATTTCTACATTAGAGGATATCTCTCAGTTATTACAACACGGCGCAGATAAAGTGTCGCTTAATTCCGCAGCATTAAATAACCCTGATCTCATACGTCAAGCAAGTGAAAAATTCGGCAAGCAATGTATTTGTATCGCTATTGATAGTGATTATGATTCTATCGAAAACGATTACTTTTGTTGTACGCATGGTGGTAAACAACGCACCCCCATACGCGTATACGATTGGGTGACACAAGTTGAAGCACTTGGCGCAGGAGAATTACTTGTCACAAGTATGGCCTTTGACGGTATGAAACAAGGCTTTGACATCGACCATTTAAATGGCATTGCCAAGCGTGTTAATATCCCTATTATTGCGTCGGGTGGTGGTGGAAGTGCCACTCACTTTACAGATTTGTTTACACAAACTAACGTTTCCGCAGGACTTGCAGCGAGTATTTTACACGATAAAGAAACAACAATTCGAGCGATTAAAAGTGTACTACGTGAAGGAGGTGTCCCTGTAAGATGA
- the hisA gene encoding 1-(5-phosphoribosyl)-5-((5-phosphoribosylamino)methylideneamino)imidazole-4-carboxamide isomerase has product MIKIWPAIDLIDGQSVRLTEGQYETSEKMERSAEESIAFYNQYTCVDRIHIVDLIGAKQQSTSEASYIEILIKHSNKPVEVGGGIRNEETLRAYFNAGVDYCIVGTQAIQNIGWLQEMSTLFPGKLYVSVDAYGRNIKINGWLEKTNLDLIAFSKEIAALPIGGIIYTDIAKDGKLQGPNFEMTQQLVQAVKLPIIASGGIRHQNDLNQLEAIGVHAAIVGKAAHNPEFWEGRS; this is encoded by the coding sequence ATGATTAAAATATGGCCAGCGATTGATTTAATCGATGGACAAAGTGTGCGATTAACAGAAGGACAATATGAAACGTCTGAAAAAATGGAACGATCGGCTGAAGAAAGTATTGCATTTTATAACCAATATACGTGTGTCGATCGTATTCATATCGTCGACCTCATCGGTGCAAAACAACAATCTACATCTGAAGCATCTTATATCGAAATCCTTATTAAACACAGTAACAAACCCGTGGAAGTTGGCGGTGGCATTCGCAATGAAGAAACACTTCGTGCCTATTTTAATGCTGGTGTAGATTACTGCATCGTTGGAACACAAGCCATACAAAATATTGGTTGGCTTCAAGAGATGAGTACATTATTTCCTGGGAAACTGTATGTTTCTGTTGATGCATACGGTCGCAATATTAAAATAAACGGTTGGTTAGAAAAAACGAATCTCGATTTGATTGCTTTTTCTAAAGAAATCGCTGCTTTACCCATTGGCGGCATCATTTATACGGATATCGCAAAAGATGGTAAACTACAAGGTCCTAACTTTGAAATGACACAACAGCTTGTCCAAGCTGTAAAACTTCCAATTATCGCTTCAGGCGGCATCCGTCACCAAAATGACTTAAACCAATTAGAAGCCATCGGTGTCCATGCCGCTATTGTCGGTAAAGCTGCACACAACCCAGAATTTTGGGAGGGACGCTCATGA
- the hisH gene encoding imidazole glycerol phosphate synthase subunit HisH, with translation MIAIVDYGLGNVLNVKRAIEHLGYEVCLTHDEALLKHADTLILPGVGHFKDAMATIEQHQLDYFLKTTTQPIIGICLGMQLLYDWSAEGNVKGLGRIPGNIKAIQTSYTVPHLGWNTLHSHLEALHQDVYFIHSYQAPMTDDVIAYADYGTAIPAIVQYQHYIGIQFHPEKSGDDGLTILKQALEGGWIHD, from the coding sequence ATGATTGCGATAGTAGATTATGGACTCGGCAATGTTCTAAACGTCAAACGAGCTATTGAACATTTAGGGTATGAGGTGTGTTTAACACATGATGAAGCACTATTAAAACACGCGGATACGCTCATTTTACCAGGCGTCGGTCATTTTAAAGATGCGATGGCAACTATAGAACAGCATCAACTTGACTACTTTTTAAAAACAACGACACAACCTATCATCGGCATTTGTTTAGGCATGCAATTGTTGTATGACTGGAGTGCAGAAGGCAATGTAAAAGGTCTTGGACGCATTCCCGGCAACATTAAAGCGATTCAAACCTCATATACCGTCCCCCACTTAGGTTGGAATACATTACACAGTCATTTAGAGGCACTGCATCAAGATGTTTACTTTATTCATAGTTATCAAGCCCCTATGACAGACGATGTTATTGCTTATGCGGATTATGGTACAGCTATACCTGCAATCGTTCAATATCAACACTATATCGGCATTCAATTTCATCCAGAAAAAAGCGGTGATGATGGCTTAACTATTTTAAAACAAGCACTTGAAGGAGGATGGATACATGATTAA
- the hisB gene encoding imidazoleglycerol-phosphate dehydratase HisB yields the protein MTYQINRETKETKIAIEITQSADSHIATGVGFLDHMLTLFSFHSGIGLHIDVDGDTWVDDHHTTEDIGIVLGQLFLQMIKEQRHFERYGTQYLPMDETLARAVVDISGRPYLYFNASFSKEKVGTFDTELVEEFFRALVINARLTVHIDLLHQGNTHHEIEAIFKAFARAFKQALTPTNDTRIPSSKGVIE from the coding sequence ATGACATATCAAATAAATCGTGAAACGAAAGAAACGAAAATCGCCATAGAGATCACACAATCTGCTGACAGTCATATTGCGACAGGTGTTGGATTTTTAGACCATATGTTGACACTGTTCAGTTTTCATAGCGGTATCGGGCTTCACATCGATGTCGACGGTGATACTTGGGTAGACGATCACCACACGACGGAAGATATTGGGATTGTCCTCGGGCAATTGTTTTTACAGATGATTAAAGAACAACGGCATTTCGAACGATACGGCACACAATACTTACCGATGGATGAGACACTTGCGCGTGCCGTGGTCGACATTAGCGGACGCCCCTATCTCTATTTCAACGCATCATTTAGTAAAGAAAAAGTGGGCACATTCGATACTGAATTGGTGGAAGAATTTTTTAGAGCACTGGTCATTAATGCGCGCCTAACTGTACACATTGATTTACTTCATCAAGGAAATACACACCACGAGATTGAAGCCATATTTAAAGCATTTGCACGTGCATTTAAACAAGCACTCACACCTACAAATGATACACGTATTCCCTCATCGAAAGGGGTTATAGAATGA
- a CDS encoding pyridoxal phosphate-dependent aminotransferase — MIRMDKNESPIQPMSRETLHNILDQCAYHLYPDEAYDDFKSAYVEYYGNLNVDQICIGNGSDDLIQKLMFAMPNGPCLALHPDFFMYQDYARQVQRPLAYVEAREDLTFSIDAIITRIHEVRPSFFIFSNPHNPTGYRFNETDVIRLLDAVSQYGGYLVVDEAYVEFSKPLNIDMSPNLLRMRTLSKAFAIAGLRLGVLIGTKETIDIVKHIEHPYPMSTFTLKVGTYLFREHAHTDKLIAQQRQLSTRLKSILQTYAASKMTVYPSDTNFVLTRGTAALALGNHVKAHGFLPRFYNIETEKPMAQCVRYSIVTNEALDEFERIVKEWSEQYDISNKS, encoded by the coding sequence ATGATTCGCATGGACAAAAATGAAAGCCCGATTCAACCGATGTCCCGTGAGACATTGCACAATATCTTAGATCAATGTGCCTACCATCTTTATCCTGATGAGGCATATGACGACTTTAAGTCGGCTTACGTGGAATATTATGGAAATCTTAATGTTGACCAAATCTGTATTGGCAATGGCTCAGATGACCTCATTCAAAAATTAATGTTCGCCATGCCTAATGGTCCTTGTCTCGCCTTACATCCAGACTTTTTTATGTACCAAGACTATGCACGCCAAGTTCAACGCCCGCTTGCCTATGTTGAAGCACGTGAAGACTTGACCTTTTCAATCGATGCCATTATTACACGTATTCATGAGGTCCGCCCTAGTTTCTTTATTTTTAGTAATCCGCACAATCCTACAGGGTATCGATTCAATGAAACAGATGTCATACGTTTACTTGACGCTGTCTCGCAATATGGCGGTTATCTTGTAGTCGATGAAGCGTATGTTGAGTTTTCAAAACCATTGAACATCGACATGTCACCGAACCTTTTACGCATGCGGACATTATCAAAAGCGTTTGCAATTGCAGGGCTTCGCTTAGGGGTATTGATTGGCACAAAAGAGACTATCGATATCGTGAAACACATAGAACACCCCTATCCAATGAGTACCTTCACATTAAAAGTGGGGACGTATCTATTTCGTGAACACGCCCATACAGATAAACTCATCGCACAACAACGTCAACTGAGCACACGGCTCAAATCGATTCTTCAAACTTATGCTGCATCAAAAATGACCGTTTATCCGAGTGACACCAATTTTGTGTTAACTCGAGGCACTGCCGCATTGGCACTCGGAAACCATGTCAAAGCACACGGCTTCCTACCACGTTTTTACAACATTGAAACGGAAAAACCAATGGCCCAATGTGTCCGGTATTCAATTGTTACAAATGAGGCCCTTGATGAATTCGAACGTATTGTAAAAGAATGGAGTGAACAATATGACATATCAAATAAATCGTGA
- the hisD gene encoding histidinol dehydrogenase — translation MHLFKCWGCHVLLISAQSFLQQLHSNDSFNENIHTTVSRICEHVKQEGDRALEIYTKQFDGHVPTSWEVPPHELKAAYDTLDSDLRQALEHSYDRIARYQSSIRYANGDASREIYETYHPLKRIGIYVPGGKASYPSTVLMTATLAKVAGVTDIIVVTPPQNGKIAKSVLAACWITGVTRVFQVGGAQSIAALAYGTETIPKVDKIVGPGNQYVAYAKKYVYGDVGIDQIAGPSEIAIIIDTSCNLEDVTYDIFAQAEHDELARTFVISEDKVLLKELEQHIQNTLTGAARHTILSESLNKHHYLIHTESFAESCHVLNEIAPEHASIQTTSPKQYVPYIHYVGSLFLGRWSPEAIGDYIAGPSHVLPTNGTARFQHGLSVNDFLTKHTVIQLTKETYHHTYQDAALLAHEEALFNHQRSLFIRQKR, via the coding sequence ATGCATTTATTCAAATGTTGGGGGTGTCACGTATTGCTTATTAGCGCACAATCTTTTTTACAACAACTGCACTCAAATGATTCATTTAATGAAAATATTCACACTACAGTTTCACGTATATGTGAACACGTTAAACAAGAGGGAGATCGTGCTTTAGAGATTTATACAAAACAGTTTGATGGGCACGTACCTACTTCATGGGAAGTCCCACCACACGAACTAAAAGCTGCGTATGACACACTTGACTCTGATCTACGTCAAGCCCTCGAACATAGCTATGATCGTATTGCACGTTATCAATCCAGTATCCGTTATGCCAATGGTGATGCGTCCCGTGAGATATATGAAACATATCATCCTTTAAAACGGATAGGCATTTACGTTCCAGGTGGCAAAGCAAGTTATCCTTCTACAGTCTTGATGACCGCAACCCTTGCTAAAGTGGCAGGCGTTACTGACATTATCGTTGTTACCCCACCCCAAAATGGCAAAATCGCCAAAAGCGTATTGGCCGCATGTTGGATTACGGGTGTTACACGTGTATTTCAAGTCGGTGGTGCTCAAAGTATCGCCGCACTCGCATATGGCACAGAAACAATTCCTAAAGTCGATAAGATTGTTGGTCCCGGTAATCAATATGTTGCTTACGCCAAAAAATATGTGTACGGTGATGTCGGTATTGATCAAATTGCTGGACCAAGTGAAATTGCCATTATTATCGATACATCCTGCAACTTAGAAGATGTTACGTATGATATTTTCGCGCAAGCAGAACACGATGAATTAGCACGTACATTCGTTATTTCAGAAGATAAAGTCTTACTCAAAGAATTGGAACAGCACATTCAAAATACGTTAACTGGCGCTGCACGGCACACTATTTTATCTGAAAGTTTGAACAAACATCATTACTTAATTCATACAGAAAGCTTTGCAGAGAGTTGTCATGTGTTAAACGAGATTGCGCCCGAACATGCGTCCATACAAACGACGTCACCGAAACAATATGTGCCATATATTCATTATGTCGGCAGTTTATTTTTAGGGCGTTGGTCTCCTGAAGCTATCGGCGATTATATCGCTGGACCAAGTCACGTTTTACCTACTAATGGGACGGCACGATTTCAACACGGTTTAAGTGTCAATGACTTTTTAACTAAACACACAGTCATTCAGTTGACCAAAGAGACATATCATCATACGTACCAAGATGCAGCATTATTAGCGCATGAGGAAGCACTTTTCAACCATCAACGTTCATTATTCATTCGACAAAAGAGGTGA